The following are from one region of the Thermoproteus uzoniensis 768-20 genome:
- a CDS encoding glycogen/starch synthase, translating into MRAPEAVGKVYLLTFEYAGLVKVGGLGEAVRQYAVALARRGLDVTVLMPSHGRHLDPNRGFPLSPLDFRACGDRRGLDGRLYPYCLGAEKTEVDGVKVVMFKGLDTATGLVFDRWYPYENVEEKAALFARAVVAYAERYGLPDLIHANDWHSGLAGVALRDYAERRGLAVPLVYTIHLSSGYSFPWHYASADWAGLPDRPHLVWRVCCHRRELYSSVWDSVGGSAEGFAVVESDVVSSVSWGYLNEALSKYGDWLRGKSCVLYNSTDWRIEEAESHFRKLAPDGSPWSLVERVESMGGEGSLDRGGALFLAVGRATSQKGLDLAVRALDFALSARLLVLAIPVGDFGYEEYLRRLVRERPGRAFLSFAKIPKDLYMALNYAATALVMPSRWEPFGISAIEAMAVGTPVIASAVGGLPEVVVDFRGGDGVGLLVPPEDVAALGAAMESLANWIWSFKPGSIPDGRLREIASARGPEYVKDLKRYISRYVDEKFREKNLYDQLRHCYEKARQMAFFKAITPA; encoded by the coding sequence GTGAGAGCTCCCGAGGCGGTCGGCAAGGTCTACCTGCTCACTTTCGAGTACGCGGGTCTGGTGAAGGTTGGAGGGCTGGGCGAGGCCGTGAGGCAGTACGCCGTGGCTCTGGCCAGGCGGGGCCTCGACGTGACGGTCCTCATGCCGTCGCACGGGAGACATCTGGATCCCAACAGGGGATTTCCCCTATCGCCTCTGGACTTCCGCGCGTGCGGCGACAGGCGGGGCCTCGACGGGAGGCTGTACCCCTACTGCCTCGGGGCGGAGAAGACCGAGGTCGACGGGGTTAAGGTCGTCATGTTCAAGGGGCTGGACACGGCCACGGGCCTCGTCTTCGATAGATGGTACCCCTACGAAAACGTCGAGGAGAAGGCCGCCCTCTTCGCGAGGGCCGTCGTGGCCTACGCCGAGAGGTACGGGTTGCCCGATCTAATCCACGCCAACGACTGGCATTCCGGCCTCGCGGGTGTGGCGTTGAGGGACTACGCCGAGAGGAGAGGGCTCGCCGTGCCTCTGGTCTACACGATACATCTATCGTCGGGGTACTCCTTCCCGTGGCACTACGCGTCGGCCGATTGGGCAGGTCTGCCCGACAGGCCCCATCTGGTCTGGAGGGTCTGTTGTCACAGGCGGGAGCTCTACTCGTCTGTGTGGGACTCAGTGGGCGGCTCCGCCGAGGGGTTCGCAGTTGTTGAGAGCGACGTGGTCTCCAGCGTCAGCTGGGGATACCTCAACGAGGCGCTTTCGAAATACGGCGACTGGCTTAGAGGCAAGTCGTGCGTCCTCTACAACTCCACCGATTGGAGGATAGAGGAGGCCGAATCACACTTCCGCAAGCTGGCTCCCGACGGCTCTCCCTGGAGCTTAGTGGAGCGGGTGGAGAGTATGGGGGGAGAGGGCTCCCTAGACAGAGGAGGCGCCCTCTTCCTGGCGGTGGGGCGCGCCACGAGCCAGAAGGGGCTGGATCTCGCCGTGAGGGCGCTCGACTTCGCCCTGTCCGCGCGCCTCTTGGTGTTGGCGATACCGGTGGGCGACTTCGGGTACGAGGAGTACCTACGCCGCCTCGTCCGCGAGAGGCCGGGGAGGGCCTTCCTGTCCTTCGCCAAGATCCCCAAGGATCTCTACATGGCGCTCAACTACGCGGCGACGGCGCTGGTTATGCCGTCCCGCTGGGAGCCCTTCGGCATATCTGCCATAGAGGCCATGGCGGTGGGGACGCCGGTCATAGCGTCGGCGGTCGGCGGGTTGCCGGAGGTCGTCGTCGACTTCCGGGGCGGCGACGGCGTGGGGTTGCTCGTGCCGCCCGAGGACGTCGCGGCGTTAGGGGCGGCCATGGAGTCTCTCGCTAACTGGATATGGTCGTTTAAGCCCGGCTCTATCCCGGACGGACGGCTTAGGGAGATCGCCTCAGCGAGGGGCCCAGAGTATGTAAAAGACTTGAAGCGCTACATATCGCGGTACGTCGACGAGAAGTTCAGAGAGAAAAATCTCTACGATCAGCTAAGACATTGTTACGAAAAGGCGAGGCAGATGGCCTTCTTCAAGGCGATAACGCCGGCTTAA